Genomic segment of Deinococcus gobiensis I-0:
GCGCGGGCCGTCAGCCCCGTCAGGGGTAGGGAGGCCTCCTTCACCGCGATCTCGATCGGCAGCGAGGCCACATCCACGCGCACGTCTGCCGCACCCGCACTGGACACGGAGAAGACCAGGGTACCGGCCGCATCGGTCCGGCCCTGGAACAGACCGCCGGTATAGATCGCCAGACCTGGGACGCCCGTTTCCAGGACCACCGAGATGTCGTCCGTCCGGGACGCCGTGGCATACACTCGCCCCGCAGCGGAGACCAGCGTGCCCCGCAGCGTGGCGTTCACCTCGCCGCTGGTCCCCGCGCCGACGGCCAGTTCTGCGGCGCCGCGCCGGCGGTATTCGGCGTACCCCGTCCCCGCCCCGTAGGCCAGATTCCACTGCTGGTCCAGCGTCGGCTGGTAGGTCGCGGACGCGCGGATGGCCGGGCCGTTCGCCGTCGCCACGGTGTTGATCGCCGCCCGCCAGTGGTCGTTGGGCTGGTACCCCAGCGTGACGCTGAAGGTGCTCGACTGGGTGCCGACCCGTCCGGCCACGCTCAGACGTACGTCGCGCGTCAGGCTGCCCGCGACCTGCGCGCCCCCGTACCAGCCGAGCCGACTCGGATCGTAACCGACGCTCAGGCCTGTCGAGAAGCCGCCCAGTTCGGTGGCGACGCTCGCAGCGGCGCGTGTGGCCCGCAGGTCACCCAGCGGAATCTGCGCCCCGAGACCGAGGCCAAAGCGGCCCAGCCGGCCTCCATAATCCACGGTGGCGGCCGTGGTCAGCCCGTCGAGGTGATGCGTGATGCCCACACTGATCACCTGGTCCAGCGAGGCGGCCGTCACCGCCACGCGCCCGCCGACCTCACCGGCCCGGACGCCGACCTGCGCGTCCAGGGTCAGGCCCGGCGTCAGGCCGTAGCGCACGAGTCCCCGGGCGTAGGCGGCCCCTCCGAGCGCGCCCGCCTCGGCCACCACACCGTAGTTGCCGGGGGCGAGCACCGCGGTGGGAAAGGTGTAGACCTGGGCCTGCTCCCGGCGGCCTGCCGGGTCTTCAATGACAGCCAGGACGGCACCGCTCGTTCCGACAAGGGGGACATTCCGAAACACGACCCGGCCCGCATCGACCGTCCATGAGCCGAGCGGGCGCCCCCCACTGCTGAGCTGAATCCGGCCGCCCAGGGGCACGTCGACCGTGAAGGTGTCCAGGGTCCGCCCGATCTGTCCGGAAAATTGGCCCTGGACACCGCTGAACCCGGCCAGGCTGCCCGTGAGCAGGGACGGAATGTTGAATCCCGCCTCGACCGACAAGTCCGGGTCCAGCTGGTAACGCGCGGACGCGCTCACCCCGACTTCGACCGGCTGGCCGGAGGTTCCAGCCTCGGCGACCCCGAGCTGCGCGCTCCAGGGGCCGTTCGTGTACGAGGCCCGCGCGGAGCCCCGCTGCGCGAGGCCGCCTCCCGAGAAGCGGGCAGCACTCAGGCTGTAGTCCAGGGCGTACAGGGGCAGAGAGGTGACCCCCTCGGGCGTGACGGGGGTCAGGGATACACTCAACGTTCTCGTCGGCAGCAGCTCCAGGCGCGGCGCGAACGTCACGACCTGAGCTTCCGGGTCGTACTGGGCATCGAGCGATGGATTGAGGCGGGTAAAGGGAAGGTCGTCGCAGCGCACCGTTTCCAGGCCGTAACGCTCCTCACCGGGCCGCAGCGCGTCCTGTTGCAACCAGAAGTCCCCGCCTGACTGGCGCAGGGAAAAAGCCCCGCGACTTACGCCGCCGATGCGAACGTCCGGAAGATCCTCGGACACGGCACAGATGGCCGACTCCTGGGCTGGCACGGGCGCGGCGCTCTGCCCCTGCGCGGTCCCCAGAAGCAGGGCACCAAGCAGCCCCCACTTCCGCAGGGCTGGGAGGCAGGCGCGCTCAGGGTTGGACATCGACGGTCAGCCGCACCGGTCGCTGGTCGGCGTCCTCGGCACTGAGGTCGAAGGTCACCGCGCTGCCCAACTCCGACGGAAGCTTGAGGGTCATCACGGCGCCGCTCAGGACGTACTGGTTGCCGGCCTCGACCGTGCGGCTGCCCGCACGGACCTGCAACTTGCGGAAGACCCCGTAGCCGTCGCCCGTATTGCGGAACACCAGGGCTGTTCCCCCGTCCTGCCGTACAGCCCTCACGGCGATATTGGGCCGCGCGGCAGCGCGTTCGGCAAAGACCGGCAGGCTGAACACGTACCGGGGGGTGATGGTCACCGCGCCGCCCGCCGAAGGAGCCGGCTGCACGTTCTGGCGCAGCACCAGGCGATAAGTGGCCGAGGCGTTCGTCGGGGCGCGGCGCAGGGCGACCCGCACGACCTGGCTGCGTCCGGGCGCGACGGTGAAGCGGGCGGGACTGACGAGGGCGTCCCGCGTCGGTTCCAGCACGTCCTGCCCGCCCTGCTGGGTCCAGGCGAGTACCTCGGCCGTGAACTCGGCGGGCGCGCTGTCGGTATTGGTGACGGTGGTGGACGTGGTCAGGGCCTGGGCTGGATCGAGAGACAGCAGCACGGGGCTGAGGACGAACCGGGCGGCATGGACCGAACCGGCGGTGGCCAGCAGGGCCGCGAGCAGGACTGTACGGGAACGCATGGGCATGGGCAACCTCTGGGGAGGGCAAGGAGACGGGCAGAAAAAAGAGGTCTGATGTTATGGATGGTGACCCGAGACAACAGTCTCGGGCAGAGGGGGATAGAGCGCAGTGTGCCCGCCCGGGCCTGACGGGACTCTTAAAACTCGATCTCGATGCTCAGGGTGTCGGCATAGGCGCCGGTCGGGGCGCCCCATTGCCCGGCGGGCACCGTCACCGGCAGAGTCAGTTGGTCGGCCACGACACGCAGTTGCCCGGCGTCAGGAATGACGTAGCGCAGGGTATCGGCGCCGCGCTGTAACCAGCCCTGATACTGCCCGGTCCCGGCTTCGAGAACGCCGCCGGGACTGCTCAGGCGAACGGTGCCCACCTGGCTTCCTGCGTCGCACCGGACAAGCACCTGAACCGTCTGGGTCCAGTCCTGCGCGTAGGCGTAGCTGCCCAGGGCACTGACCACCGGCGTACCGAAGGTGCAGGCCGCCTGGGCCGAGCCGGTCAGCGACAGGACCAGCAGAGCCCGGCGCAGCGCAGCACGTCTGAACAGCGGGGAGGTGGTGGGCATGGTAGTAACAATCTTACCATGTATTTTATGCGAACACCTATAAATGCTTACTATAATTCTTTCCATATTGGCGAATTAAGGTAATTTATAGTTACTTAGGGTTTCAGTGTTGCTACTGACATATCATCAATGTTTAGGTAATTATTGCCACCCGCATAGTTTTTAAGATGCGCTTCGATATATTTTACGTTTTCCCAATTCAGAGTGTATTTTGTAGCATTACCATAATAGTAGGTATAGTTTCCTATCTCCCCTCCATTTTTATCGTATGCAACAATTTTAATATCACCCCTATCTTTAAAAATAGCATTTGCGGTCATTGAATAGATATTAAAAAGAGTACCATTGGAAGTCTCAATTCTGGCGAATTCATCTTCCATAGTATTAAGCAAGATCCCGATATGTCCCGGAGGATTTCCTAGTCCTTTAGAAGCATATGTAATTGTTGAAGTAAACTTAAAGCCTTTGGTAACGTAAGAGTCTTCAAGCCGGTTGGCAGCGGTGGAGTTAGTATTGTTGGCAAATCCAGTGTAATCTTCCATCAAATTTAGATCGGTCTGCGTAATTAAGGCTGTGAAGCTCATCAACTTAACATCAGTACCACAGGTAAGTTTAACTGTGTATGTTCCACTCCGATTGTAAGTGTGCTCCGCCTTGTCGGTCGCCACTACGCTGGGCGTCGTGATCGTACTCATGGCCGTACCGTCGCCCCAGTCGAGCGCGCAGCCGGTCGCCGCCGGGTACGTCGTCTTCATGTAGGCGCGCGCCGTCGTATCGCTGACCTTCAGCACGTTCAGGTACGACTTGGGCGTCACCGCCTGGCCCGACAGAGTGCTGGTCAGGCCCAACGCGGCCAGATCACGCTGAACGCCCGCTTCGAAAGCCGCGATGTCCGTCACGCTGGTGGTTGCCGTGCTCGGGGTGCTGGCTACAGGTGTGACGCTCTGCGTGCCGCAGGCGGCGAGAAGGAGGGGGAGAAGCAAGAGGGGGGCAGTGATCTTCATGTCAGGACTCCGGAAAGCGTGCAGGGCAGAGGGGGCTTACCAGCCGATGTAGTAGTCGACGACCGCCGTGTACGTCCCGTTCCCGGCGGCCCACTGGCCCGCCTTCGCGGTCGCCTTCACGCCGTAGGTGTAGTAGCTCCCCGACCCCGCCGGCCCCGTCACGGGCGTCGGATCGTCGTCCGTCGTCAGCACGACGTTCAGCACCTGGCTGCCATTCTTCAGGTCCAGGCTCCCGTCCGCCTTCCAGGTCGTGTCGTCCCAGTACGCGATAAAGGGCGCGGTGTCCTGGTTACAGCGCACCGCGACCAGGGCGCCGCCCCCGGTCGCGTTCAGGGTGGCGGCCTGATAGTCGAAGCTGATGTTCGTCGCACTGGTGAATTCACAGAGGTCGTTGACCGTCGCGTTGACGGTCACAGGCGTGGTGGCGGGGCTGGCGGCCAGGGCGCTGCCGAGCAGGCCGGCAGCGAGAGAAAGCAGCAGGGGACGGTGCATGGGACACTCCTTGATCAGGGCGAAAGGGCGAAGCCGGACAGGGGCCGGGACCGGCCCCTGCAACACTGCCGGGATCAGAAGGTGACGTTGACGTCGAGGGTGGTGGTGTAGTCGGCGGCAGTGGGGGCGCCCCACTGGCCGCTGGCGGCGGTGGCCGCGAGGGTGTAGGTGTGCTTGTCGGCCCCGGCGTAGGTGCCGGTGCCGGCACCGGCAGCGTCGACCTTGCTCAGGGTGTAGGTGGCGTTGAGGGTGCCGGTCTTGCTCGCGCTCTTGAGGATGAGGGCGCCGGTCGCGGCGGTGGTGGTGGTGATGGCGGTGCCCGAGTTGCAGTACAGGGTGGCGCCGCCGCTGACGGGGACGGTGGTGCCGGCGAGGGCGTCGTAGGTGAAGCTGGCGGCGCCGGTGGCACTGGTGTCGAAGGTGCAGGAGGACAGGACGGTGGCGTTGACGGTGATGGGGGTGGAGACGCTGCCGGCGGCGAAGGCGGTGGAGCACAGGGCGGCGAGGGCAACGGTCAAGGCAATCTTCTTCATGACATCTCCTTAAGCAGGAAATTTCGGGAAAAATTTCCCTGCTCCCTACTTCTATGGATCACCCTATTCCGGCCTCCGTTAATTGAGCGTTAACTGCAAAGCAGGCGAGAAGTGACCTTTTTCGTCGTCCTGGTGCGGCAAAACAGTAATGCCCTCACGACGAAACGTCGTGATTCAACCACTAGGGTGAGGATATGATGTGTCAAGATTGAGCTTATCTAAGAGATTCTGACAAAATTCAACCGAGGGGGATGATGAACTCGGCGAGGTTCCTTTGAAACAAGGTCGTAGTCGCTACTTCTGATCTATGCTTTGAAGACCGATTGCGCAGTTGTAAGGTAAGGCAATGGGGAGCGGCCCAGCCGCTCCCCATCCGCGTTCTGGTGGGTCAGGCGAACTGTGGAGTTCGATTCACCGTGCGCAGATTCACTAGGCCAGCCGCACAGCCCCAGAACTGTCCATGGTATCGGGGATCATTGCGGTAAAACTCCCGACAGACACGGAATTTTTTGATCTTGCACACGACGTTCTCCACCGTGATCCGTACTTTGGAGATCTGATGGTTCAGTTCGGGGTCGTCCGGACTGAGCCGGCCACCCTTGGGGCGCATCCGGGGGACGATCACTTCGTGCTGGGGACAGAGTTGATCCAGGCCTGTATACCCTCGGTCGCCCCAGAGCCGGGTTCCCCAGGGAAGGTGGAGCAGGAGCCTCGACTGTTGTGAGCACCTTCATATCGTGGGTGCGCCCGCCCGCGGGCGCACTGAGATGGACGACAAGCCCCTCCGGAGTGACGGCGACCTGGGTTTTCAGCGTGTGCGTGCCCTTCTTGACGCTGAAGAACTTCTTCTGGTCCTTGGGGCGGCCCACGGCCTTCTTGCTAGGCCGACTGCCTTTGTTCTTCTTGGGCTGCCCTCGGGGTTGTTCGGTACCGTCGATGATGAGGTCAGCGATCTCCGGGAAGGTGTCCAGCACGTCTTCAAGGGTGCGCAGGCGACGACGCGGTCCCGCGTCGTCAGGGATGACCTTGCGGCTATCCAGGGTCCGGGCCCGGAGCGGAGCAGGCAGTGCCTGCTCCAAGAGAGGGAGCAGCGCATGAATGTTGCGGCAGACGTTGGCGGCGTCCATCTCGAACAGCACACCCAGGAGATGCATTGGGAGGTCATGACGCAGGTACAGCAACGTCAAGAAGAGGCGGTGGGGAACATCGAGTTTGAACGGACGACCCGCCCCGATCTGACGTTGACGCCCGACCCGCAGGAGGGAGAGACGATGAGCTCTAACCCAGAGGGGCGCGAGACGCTGCGCCAAGTGGGTGAACTCCGTGGGATTCAGGCCGCAGAGCGACTCGAAGGACCAAGAACGCTGCATGAGGCGCTGGACCTGAAACATGCCGTCACTCTGCCCCAGTCACCTCAACTGCGCAACGGGTCTTGGAGCGTATCAGGCTTCCAACTGGAGAGAGCTTGCCCCTGACGAACCGAAGCTAACGCCCCGCCAGGCTCTGAATTACTTCTTACCACTCAGGTGGCAGGATGACTGAATGGACGAGCTACGCTGCTGGAATGGAACTGCTTGACACCGTACGTCTGAATCAGGACCTCCCAAATAAGGGACTTCGGGCGGGTGCTGTAGGCGTCATTGTCGAGGTCTACACGTCTCCTGACTATGCGTACGAAGTCGAATTTGTCAACGACGATGGCAGTACGAACGTAATGCTGCCACTGAGGCAGGAGCAGCTTGACCCTATGTGATGCGCTGAATCTATAAAATCGTTTACTGCCATTCCCCGTACTTACGGTTGAGGTCGTTCAAATCTTTCGCGGCGCGAATTTTTCAGAGGAGTTAGTTGACGAGATGATATCCAGATTATCTTCTATAATTGGTATATGTTTGATTCCAACCATGCTATACAAGTATTGATCGAAAACTACCCAGATTTTGAAGAGCTTACTGATCATTTCTATGACCAAGAAGAAGTACTACTTTGTGTGGAAATGTATCACTTTGCTGAGTATATATGGAGTTTGTCCGAATCTGATATAAACTTTGAATTTAATAAACTCCATAGTGTATTAGATGGCCTAATTCTAAGTGGAGACAGTAAGGTAAAAATGCCATCACACTCTGTTTTTGTCGAGCATTTAGATACACTGGATAACCAGGCGAAAAATCCAGATCTCACGAAAAAGTGGATTATAGAGATGCCAGATATTCTCTGCAAATACCATTCTTCTTGGGGAAGAAAGTCAACCGAAGTGGGACGAAATATCTAATTTTCTTCGCTGCTCTTCGATGACTCAAGTCAGGGCTCGGAAGAAGGGGCCTACACGATTCGGATTGCTCCCTGGGATGCCTGGGTGCATTACGCGCCCGCCCTGGATGACCTCCTAGCACTACTTAAACACGGATTTTGGCCTTGTGGACGTTGTCTGTGCGTATCTGGCAGGCTGGAGTATGCCCGTCGCTCAGGACAACACTCTGCCCCTTCGGCGCTTCCTACGTCCCTTCCAGCGCGTCCTGGGCCATGCTCGGCGGCGCAAGTGGTGTCCGCTGTATCTGCGGGGCTTGATGGCCCCCCTCGAACGCAAGAGTCTGCAACCGTTGGCGGAATACGTGGCGCCCGGCCAGTATGCGCAACTCCATCATTTCGTGACGGTCAGTCCTTGGCAAGATGAACCGTTAGGAGCCGTGTTAAAGAGCGTTTTGAAAGGGTAGGGCTGAGCCATCAGGCGGCAGCCAGCCGACGGACCATCAAGCGGATCATGACTTCGTAGACGAGGTTCTCGGAGGTTTCTGGCAAGGCTTCGAAATCCCGGCTCATCCGCCTTGACTTGCCCAGCCAAGCGAAGGTCCGCTCCACCACCCAACGTCGCTTCAGGACCACAAAGCCCTCCGGGATCTCACTGGGCGGGAGGGGGCGATCCTTCCGCGCCCAGGTCCAGCCGTTGCCTGCCCAGGGATGCTTGACGACCTCCAGCGTCCAGCCCACTACCTGCTTGACTGCTGGAATCAGTTTTCCAGAATACCCGGCGTCGGCCCAGACGTGCTGCATGCGAGGAAACACGTTGCGCACCTTCTCAAACAGGTGGACCGCGCCCGCGCGGTCCTGGATATCCGCTTCGTGTACCACCACTCCCATCACCAAACCAAGCGTGTCGACCAACAGATGCCGCTTACGCCCGCTAATTTTCTTCCCTCCGTCGTAGCCGCGTGGACCACCGGCCTCGGTGGTCCGTACCGATTGACTGTCAATAATCGCGGCACTAGGCGTCGGATCGCGGCCCGCTTGGGTCCGAACCTGCTCGCGCAGGAGGGTATGCAACCGCTCCCAGAAGCCGCTGATGCGCCAGTTACGGTGATACCCGTATACGGTCTGCCAAGGTGGGAGGTCGTGCGGCATCAACCGCCAGGCGTTGCCGCCACGCAGGATGTAGAAAATACCGTCAAGGATGTCTCGTAAGGACCAGATGCGAGGTCGTCCCGGGTGCTCCGGACGTGGGAGAAAAGGCTCCAGGACAGTCCATTCCTCATCGGTCAGGTCGCTGCTATAGGCTCGGCGCGTCATTCATCAGCCTACGTCTGTACCAGGGCGTGCAAAATCATCTTCATGACCTTTCGAAACGCACTCTAACAGCAGGTCGAGGAAGACCTCGAAGGATTCCCGATGTTGCTTGCGGGAAAAGCAGGGCAGGATGTCAGAATAGAGCCGTCTGGAACGCGATTCTTTTGGGTTCATACTCCACTATGGGGCCAAAAGTGCGTTCCAGACGGCTTTTCCCAAAACTGCAAGATGTCAGCCAAGGGTGAATGCTGTCCCACAATATTTTGCCGTGCCAGTGGAGACATAAAAGTCGACAGGCGACAGATGGTGCGCATGCCATTCGAGATTCTGAGCCAGGATGTCGACGGTAAATGTTGCGTCCTCAGAGACCAATTGAATCATTCCCTGTCAGCATATGGACTTTTAGGTGAGCTGGCGCAGCAGCAGGAGAATGCAAGCAAGTTGAACGAAGCTCAGGAAGTTCTCGGCCTTCGCTTCGTCTCGGGTTCTGATCCGTCGGCAACTCTGGAGCCAAGCGATCGTCCGTTCTACCTTCCACCGTCGACGATAGCGACGCAGAGGACGCCCATCCTGGGCCTTCTTTCGGTTTTTGCGATTGGCGGCGATCATCTTAATGCCCAGCACCTCGAGCTCAGCGTCGAGCCCATCGCTGTCATAGGCCTTATCCCCGATCAACCGCTCTCCGTACCTGACACTTCGCCAAAAGTCGCGTCCTGAACGCAGTTTGGTATAACAAGGGGCAGGATCTGCGTCTGTGACGAGCTCCGATCCTGCCCGCCTGCATGCTGACACACTGGCCGACCACCTGAAAACCTACCTCCCTCATCGCCGCGTTGACGCCCTGAAGCGGCTGGCAGACGTGCTCCTGACGGTGCTCCAGGCCGAATCCACGCTCCACCGCAAGATCGCACTCCATCTCCCCAGAGCGGCAACCCTGGAATCCAAGACCCGGACGGTCGCCTGGGTCTTCCACGACGCTCAACTCACGCCGCAGGACGTCTGTGACGTCCTGCTTCCCTTGCTCCCCGACGGCAGGCTCACCCTGATCATGGAGCGCACCACGTGGCACTACGGTCAGACCCCGCTGAACATCCTCGTGCTGGGCGCACGCCTCGGGGGTGCAGTGATCCCACTCGTCTGGTCGATGCTGCCCCATCAAGGCAACCGCTGTACCGCCGCGCGAATCCTGCTGGTTGCGCGATTGCTCAAGGTCCTGCCCGCTCGACGGTGGGCCGTCGTGATCGCCGATCGGGAGTT
This window contains:
- a CDS encoding fimbrial biogenesis chaperone, encoding MPMRSRTVLLAALLATAGSVHAARFVLSPVLLSLDPAQALTTSTTVTNTDSAPAEFTAEVLAWTQQGGQDVLEPTRDALVSPARFTVAPGRSQVVRVALRRAPTNASATYRLVLRQNVQPAPSAGGAVTITPRYVFSLPVFAERAAARPNIAVRAVRQDGGTALVFRNTGDGYGVFRKLQVRAGSRTVEAGNQYVLSGAVMTLKLPSELGSAVTFDLSAEDADQRPVRLTVDVQP
- a CDS encoding DUF4926 domain-containing protein codes for the protein MELLDTVRLNQDLPNKGLRAGAVGVIVEVYTSPDYAYEVEFVNDDGSTNVMLPLRQEQLDPM
- a CDS encoding DUF7674 family protein, with amino-acid sequence MFDSNHAIQVLIENYPDFEELTDHFYDQEEVLLCVEMYHFAEYIWSLSESDINFEFNKLHSVLDGLILSGDSKVKMPSHSVFVEHLDTLDNQAKNPDLTKKWIIEMPDILCKYHSSWGRKSTEVGRNI
- a CDS encoding IS5 family transposase, with the protein product MTRRAYSSDLTDEEWTVLEPFLPRPEHPGRPRIWSLRDILDGIFYILRGGNAWRLMPHDLPPWQTVYGYHRNWRISGFWERLHTLLREQVRTQAGRDPTPSAAIIDSQSVRTTEAGGPRGYDGGKKISGRKRHLLVDTLGLVMGVVVHEADIQDRAGAVHLFEKVRNVFPRMQHVWADAGYSGKLIPAVKQVVGWTLEVVKHPWAGNGWTWARKDRPLPPSEIPEGFVVLKRRWVVERTFAWLGKSRRMSRDFEALPETSENLVYEVMIRLMVRRLAAA